TGTAGCTCTGGAATATTTTAAGAAATGTCTGACTATTCAACCAAATAGCGATGCGGTAAAATATGAAATGTCGCAGCTTTTTGTGAAGCTTAATGCTTTGCAAAATGCAGAAACGATGGCTTATGATATTGTGGTTTCTCATCCTAAGAATAGATGGTATTTAGAAAATCTGGCACATATTTATCAATTGTCTAAAAAGTATGTGGAAAGTGCAGAAATTTATGAGCAATTGGTTGCAGAGTATCCAAATGAAATTAATTATTATTATGAGTTGGGAGCTGTTTATTTGTATTCAAATAACGCTTCAGGAGCGATTAGAACATATGAGAATTTAGAATCTATCATAGGATTTGAAAATTCTCTGGCTGAACAGCTATATAAACTATATGCGCATCAGGGGATGGATACCAAAGCTGAAGAAAAGCTTTTGGAAATAATCAAAATGAATCCAACGGATGTGAAATATGTAGGAATGCTAGCTTCATATTACAAAGGGAAGGGAGAAACGCAGAAAGCCGTAGATTTATATGAGAATTTAAAAAGAGATTATCCAAACGATCCATATGTAAAACTTGCACTATACGAGTATTACAGTGAGTTAGGACAGAAAGAAACTGCATATGAGAATCTGGAAGCTGCATTTAAATCTAAAGAAGTAAATATTGATTCCAAAGTAGGAATTATGTTGGCCTTAATGGATTTGTCAGAAAGAGATCCATCTGTGAAAACGGAGATTTTTGAACTTCTGGATATTATGTCAGAAGTACACGCTGAAGAGGCTAAGACCTGGGCATTATATGGTGATTTTTTATATAACAATAAGCGGAAAGCGGAGGCAAGAGAAAAGTTTTTAAAATCAATTGATATTGACGATAGTAAATACCAGGTTTGGAATCAGGTGTTATTTATTGATTCAGAATTAAATGATGTAGACGCCATTGTAAAACATAGTGAAGCATGTTTGGAACTTTTTCCAAATCAGGTTTTACCCCATTACTTTAGAGGAGTTGGAAAACTTCAAAAGGAAGAATACAATGAAGCGATAGAATCGTTAGAAATGGCTAAAGAACTGGCAGTTGGAATGACCGAATTGGAAATTCAGATTTTGGCGAATTTAGGTGATGCCTACTATCAGGTGAATAACTATCAGAAATCATGGTTGTCATATGATCATTCATTGAGAATGAATCCAAACAATGATTATGTGTTGAATAATTATGCCTATTTCTTGAGTGTTCAGGGAGAGCAATTGGAAAAAGCTTTGGAAATGTCAAAGCAGACCGTAGATAGAAACCCTGATAATGCTATATATTTAGATACTTATGGGTGGATTTTCTATAAGATGGGTAATTACGCAGAAGCAGAAAAAAATCTGTCTAAAGCGGTGAAATCAGATAAAGGTAGATCTGGTGAAATACTAGAACATCTGGGTGATGCCCAATTCAAGTTAGGTAAAACCGATCAGGCGGTAGATAGTTGGAAGTCTGCGAAGCAAGTTGGAGGAGGATCTGATGGGTTAGAGAATAAGATTAAGAATAGAAAAATTGCGGAGTAACATGAGACAGTTTTTGGGGCTGATGTTAATGGCGGTAGTACTGGTTTCCGGATGTAAGTCTTCCCAAAATGCGGGTGATGGTACAAGAAGAGTGGGCAATAGGAAAGTAAGTTACATCATTCAGGAAGTAAAGAAAAGAGAGGAGCACGCACCAAGAACGCTAAGCTTTAAAGCAAGTACTGAGGTTAAGACAGCTGAAAAAAATACATCTTTTAAAACGTCTGTTAGAATGGTTAGAGATAGCGTGATTTGGATGTCTATTACTGCCTATAGTTATGAAGTAGCTCGAATCATAGCCACTCCGGACTCTTTAAAGTATGTGAGTCGTACCGAGAAGAAATACTATGTAGGAGATTATAGTTTTATCAATCAAAAACTAGGGGTGAAGTTTGGTTTTGAAGACTTGCAATCATTGCTATTGGCCAGAAGTTTTGGTTTGGATAAACCGGAAACTGTTACCAAGAGAAATACCAGAAAGAATTATGTTTTGAGTACTTTGAAACAACAACAGATTGAGCGCATTCAAAGAGGTAAAGAAGTGGAAATTGAGGATGGTGTGGAAGTGCTGTACACCAATTGGATAAATCCAGAGAATTTTCAAGTGGAGAAAGTGTCTCTATTGGATGTGAATACTCAAAATAACGCAAGTATTCAATATTTGACTTTTGAAAACATCAGTGGGTTCGATATTTTATCTGCATTCAATATGCATATTATTGCAAAAG
This genomic interval from bacterium SCSIO 12643 contains the following:
- a CDS encoding DUF4292 domain-containing protein, whose amino-acid sequence is MRQFLGLMLMAVVLVSGCKSSQNAGDGTRRVGNRKVSYIIQEVKKREEHAPRTLSFKASTEVKTAEKNTSFKTSVRMVRDSVIWMSITAYSYEVARIIATPDSLKYVSRTEKKYYVGDYSFINQKLGVKFGFEDLQSLLLARSFGLDKPETVTKRNTRKNYVLSTLKQQQIERIQRGKEVEIEDGVEVLYTNWINPENFQVEKVSLLDVNTQNNASIQYLTFENISGFDILSAFNMHIIAKGDVEIHSELSRFHVNETLKFPFKISSKYAQIK
- a CDS encoding tetratricopeptide repeat protein, which gives rise to MHRLNTYILGLGVLMTLSFTSCSLGKKALDVSGDAESTMNSRQKIMYDEAFFNAMSSKYAGDNDVALEYFKKCLTIQPNSDAVKYEMSQLFVKLNALQNAETMAYDIVVSHPKNRWYLENLAHIYQLSKKYVESAEIYEQLVAEYPNEINYYYELGAVYLYSNNASGAIRTYENLESIIGFENSLAEQLYKLYAHQGMDTKAEEKLLEIIKMNPTDVKYVGMLASYYKGKGETQKAVDLYENLKRDYPNDPYVKLALYEYYSELGQKETAYENLEAAFKSKEVNIDSKVGIMLALMDLSERDPSVKTEIFELLDIMSEVHAEEAKTWALYGDFLYNNKRKAEAREKFLKSIDIDDSKYQVWNQVLFIDSELNDVDAIVKHSEACLELFPNQVLPHYFRGVGKLQKEEYNEAIESLEMAKELAVGMTELEIQILANLGDAYYQVNNYQKSWLSYDHSLRMNPNNDYVLNNYAYFLSVQGEQLEKALEMSKQTVDRNPDNAIYLDTYGWIFYKMGNYAEAEKNLSKAVKSDKGRSGEILEHLGDAQFKLGKTDQAVDSWKSAKQVGGGSDGLENKIKNRKIAE